The following proteins are co-located in the Polystyrenella longa genome:
- a CDS encoding glycosyltransferase family 39 protein, whose translation MNGSTSRRSWIITAGIVIYGALTAISAAMSTSVTHNEAAHVCAGLSYWEHGSWHTYAHNPPFAKLLMSLPAYAKGLSVPENLLLEHSSRRTEVLLAEVFLESNGESVYWMFTMARMVSVGCYIIAAVVISCISQRIFGGYANVVGSLMWCFNPFALSYAAIASPDMPSALMAIVCIDSIRHVFEKPLLLRVLWTGLVIGVAQITKFSLTLLYVVLIINAAYEIAIACLRCYGLKGNELPSSEVGDAGYSPIFQVCLCRKVIRTIGEVSLVLIGIMLVSVLVISAGYLSLPPVKFRQEVAYQSTHLTDIQSIVSLGPPFFANWTLGLLPEPYFYGLDKQLADFESGWENYYNGQVRRSGWPMYYVITMAAKLPEVYWILMIMAVVSLWRSRYEFSKVWLFVLFSLLVTGAVNYNNSINASRYLLPLFPCVAVLTGVIMASNRNEGRVWRKCFGATLLLGIPLSVLPWHPSYLGYFSSVSCEVGGMHRKFIYSENDWGQDILILDRWYAKKSFNASLHVAVYSPCPWPYPGLSSELRLNSTFMPTESVGRFARVPTCPKVGYLAISVTCLNLACATSYETGDRYPACSVKQTKFCKWVESRVPMDCVGASIYVYRFTSDDVDEWNAISDMPCELGQRSVE comes from the coding sequence GTGAATGGCTCGACATCAAGGCGATCATGGATAATAACTGCCGGCATAGTAATTTATGGTGCACTTACTGCCATTAGTGCGGCCATGTCAACATCTGTCACGCATAACGAGGCGGCGCACGTATGTGCGGGATTAAGCTATTGGGAGCATGGTTCATGGCATACGTATGCGCACAATCCGCCCTTCGCCAAGCTATTGATGAGCCTTCCGGCTTATGCTAAGGGTTTGTCAGTCCCAGAAAACTTGTTGCTTGAGCACTCCAGCAGGCGTACGGAAGTTCTATTGGCGGAAGTGTTTCTGGAGTCGAATGGAGAATCCGTATATTGGATGTTCACAATGGCTCGCATGGTGTCAGTAGGTTGTTATATCATCGCAGCGGTAGTAATTTCTTGCATTTCACAACGAATATTTGGCGGCTATGCAAACGTTGTCGGTTCATTAATGTGGTGCTTTAATCCATTTGCGTTGTCTTATGCAGCGATTGCATCCCCCGATATGCCCTCGGCCCTAATGGCAATTGTTTGTATCGACTCTATACGCCACGTGTTCGAAAAGCCCCTCTTATTACGGGTGCTATGGACAGGTTTGGTCATCGGAGTGGCACAGATTACAAAATTTTCATTAACTTTATTGTATGTGGTGCTCATAATAAATGCTGCTTATGAAATTGCGATCGCTTGTTTACGATGTTATGGACTCAAGGGCAATGAGCTGCCATCAAGTGAAGTTGGCGATGCCGGGTACTCTCCTATATTCCAAGTGTGTCTATGCCGAAAGGTTATTCGTACAATTGGGGAAGTGTCCTTAGTGCTTATTGGAATTATGTTAGTTAGCGTGCTGGTCATTTCTGCCGGCTATCTATCGCTCCCACCCGTGAAATTCAGACAAGAGGTGGCGTATCAGTCGACTCATCTGACAGATATCCAATCCATTGTATCGCTGGGTCCACCATTTTTCGCGAACTGGACATTAGGGCTACTTCCGGAACCATATTTCTACGGACTGGACAAGCAACTTGCCGACTTTGAATCCGGCTGGGAGAATTATTATAATGGACAAGTACGGAGGTCGGGATGGCCAATGTACTACGTCATTACGATGGCCGCGAAATTGCCGGAGGTATATTGGATTTTGATGATAATGGCAGTAGTTTCTTTGTGGCGATCTAGGTATGAGTTCAGTAAGGTTTGGCTGTTCGTATTGTTTTCTTTACTCGTTACAGGGGCGGTAAATTACAATAACTCGATAAACGCATCTCGGTATTTATTGCCGCTTTTTCCGTGTGTAGCCGTTCTCACAGGCGTTATAATGGCATCCAACCGAAATGAAGGCAGGGTTTGGCGTAAATGCTTTGGGGCGACGTTACTGTTGGGCATTCCGCTGTCAGTTCTTCCATGGCATCCTAGCTACTTAGGCTACTTTTCAAGCGTCAGCTGTGAAGTGGGAGGAATGCATAGAAAGTTCATCTATTCTGAGAACGATTGGGGACAAGATATTTTAATATTAGATAGGTGGTATGCCAAAAAATCGTTCAACGCCTCGCTTCATGTTGCCGTATATTCACCATGTCCTTGGCCCTATCCTGGTTTAAGCTCAGAACTTAGGCTGAATAGCACGTTTATGCCCACTGAGTCAGTCGGACGTTTCGCACGCGTTCCAACTTGCCCGAAAGTGGGGTATCTCGCAATTAGTGTTACATGCCTGAATTTGGCGTGTGCAACTTCATATGAAACGGGAGACCGGTATCCAGCATGTTCAGTCAAACAAACGAAGTTTTGTAAATGGGTAGAATCTAGAGTTCCTATGGATTGTGTTGGTGCTTCCATTTACGTTTATAGGTTTACTTCTGACGACGTCGACGAGTGGAATGCCATATCGGATATGCCTTGTGAGCTAGGGCAACGCAGCGTAGAGTAA
- a CDS encoding transposase, whose amino-acid sequence MPHKKNRKKKAIQDGRTLRRYRRRWKIERTIGWLKTYRRIVVRYEY is encoded by the coding sequence TTGCCGCATAAGAAGAACAGAAAGAAGAAGGCGATCCAGGACGGTCGAACCCTACGCCGCTATCGCCGACGCTGGAAAATCGAACGCACCATCGGCTGGTTGAAGACCTACCGGCGCATCGTGGTTCGCTACGAATACTAA
- a CDS encoding cysteine peptidase family C39 domain-containing protein: MFRCSVFIVLSFITPCVMFASDNTDTLANKKVPCGVASTTLLLKLNGQDVTYSDVEKEFLRDHEATELMTLSFADLATVLRRFSVPTVSYRVESTIDARNLPTPSIIFIQDASGQTDAGHFVVLKHLDDDGRAVLADATKLKPNIVMPLSKLQRYWKGELLTTRPSFANVTGLYVLFGCCLVASLYFGFRSWRREKNKVYV, translated from the coding sequence ATGTTTCGTTGCAGTGTATTTATCGTTCTGTCATTCATTACGCCTTGCGTAATGTTCGCCAGTGACAACACCGACACATTGGCCAATAAAAAGGTGCCCTGTGGCGTGGCAAGCACTACGTTACTTTTAAAGCTAAACGGGCAAGACGTGACATATTCAGATGTGGAGAAAGAATTCCTTCGAGATCATGAAGCAACAGAACTAATGACGCTGTCATTTGCTGATTTGGCAACCGTACTCAGAAGATTTTCTGTTCCAACCGTCTCATATCGCGTGGAATCAACTATCGACGCACGGAATCTTCCGACTCCGAGTATTATATTTATCCAGGATGCTAGCGGGCAGACGGACGCTGGTCATTTCGTAGTGTTAAAACATTTAGACGACGACGGAAGAGCAGTGTTAGCAGACGCTACAAAACTCAAGCCGAACATCGTCATGCCGTTAAGCAAGTTGCAGAGGTATTGGAAAGGAGAGTTGCTAACAACAAGACCTTCGTTTGCGAACGTGACGGGATTGTATGTACTATTTGGATGTTGTTTGGTGGCATCGCTGTATTTCGGATTTAGGTCTTGGAGACGAGAAAAAAATAAGGTTTACGTATGA
- a CDS encoding SUMF1/EgtB/PvdO family nonheme iron enzyme has protein sequence MSEESSTTWNFRWSIKEWILLIVIGNILFLVGVPALARLQEMSRLQTCEYNLSQLGVALESYHDTHRVYPPAAHWGSEGLDLPNLLSHEFPTKVEVTRDNWVQMLLPYLGDGDSFSFRSDLPTIAPENAAARESEFPALSCPSDTYNRPDNQYELETPDGSLVYFARGNYAINGGSEYVPAEFGTLSNPGPTENRYVYDEGTREFQWWGNGLAGINKSFSRSDIVNGASTFVALEEIRAGLDPIDPRGVWALGQIGGSITWGHGVVGDDGGPNYVESDSGEDDILGAPALYKKLGAEFIDGKKMGACDYCNENAQATARSMHSGGVNAMLLDGSVRFVSDTVEKTLWHVMHSREAPEAIFNSETFEDELAGLYEPGEAESAVSVSQASAPSEVEPASVYIENSIGMKFVAVPDGEFLMGLPNKGNEFPYPDDAVPHKVRLTHPFYLGLHEVTQEQFEQIAGNNPSAHSGTGEYRERVTLEDTSECPVENVSWDDAVRFCNLLSALPEEKKYGRVYRLPTESEWEWACRAADTEEIEQHAEWIKTNETGEIGSRDNKLADQITTVPVGTYPANRFGVYDMTGNVFEWVSDYRRRDYYANSPVDNPRGPATGYLHVIRGWYWVATGPYCKVYVANDPWKGSPFIGFRIVCDLTANKNGYVDITRK, from the coding sequence ATGTCTGAGGAGTCATCAACAACTTGGAACTTCCGATGGAGCATCAAAGAGTGGATACTCTTGATCGTCATTGGAAATATTCTGTTTCTGGTCGGCGTGCCTGCGTTGGCTCGCTTGCAGGAAATGTCACGACTTCAGACGTGTGAATACAACTTGTCGCAATTAGGTGTTGCGTTAGAGTCGTACCATGACACGCACAGGGTTTATCCCCCTGCGGCTCATTGGGGTTCCGAGGGGCTGGATCTGCCAAACCTCCTCTCTCACGAGTTTCCTACTAAAGTAGAAGTGACGCGAGATAATTGGGTGCAGATGCTGCTGCCTTATCTGGGGGATGGCGACAGCTTTTCGTTCCGCTCGGATTTACCAACCATCGCACCGGAAAATGCTGCGGCTCGGGAATCGGAATTCCCAGCACTTAGTTGTCCCAGTGATACGTATAATCGCCCCGACAACCAATACGAACTTGAAACGCCGGACGGATCGCTCGTCTACTTTGCTCGCGGCAATTACGCGATCAATGGTGGGAGTGAATATGTTCCCGCCGAGTTTGGAACGCTTTCCAACCCAGGTCCAACGGAAAATCGTTATGTTTACGACGAGGGAACTCGCGAGTTTCAATGGTGGGGAAATGGCTTAGCGGGGATCAATAAAAGTTTTTCTCGATCTGATATCGTGAATGGTGCGTCCACATTTGTAGCCCTCGAAGAAATTCGTGCGGGCCTTGATCCGATCGATCCCCGCGGCGTGTGGGCACTTGGTCAGATTGGCGGAAGCATTACCTGGGGGCATGGAGTCGTCGGTGATGATGGAGGTCCAAACTATGTCGAAAGCGATTCGGGTGAGGACGACATATTGGGGGCGCCCGCGTTATACAAAAAGCTAGGTGCAGAGTTTATAGACGGAAAGAAAATGGGGGCGTGCGACTATTGCAACGAAAATGCCCAGGCAACTGCCCGCAGTATGCATTCGGGTGGTGTCAATGCCATGCTGCTCGATGGCTCCGTGCGGTTTGTGTCGGACACGGTTGAGAAAACTCTATGGCACGTCATGCACTCACGTGAAGCGCCGGAAGCCATCTTCAATTCGGAAACGTTTGAGGATGAACTCGCGGGTCTATACGAACCAGGGGAAGCGGAATCAGCAGTTTCTGTTTCTCAAGCTTCAGCCCCGTCTGAGGTCGAGCCTGCCTCAGTTTATATCGAAAATTCAATCGGCATGAAGTTCGTCGCGGTGCCAGATGGTGAATTTTTGATGGGGCTGCCCAATAAAGGCAATGAATTTCCGTATCCCGATGATGCCGTCCCCCATAAAGTACGCCTAACACACCCTTTTTATTTGGGGCTTCACGAGGTGACACAAGAGCAATTCGAACAAATAGCGGGGAATAACCCGAGCGCCCATTCCGGAACCGGAGAATACCGAGAAAGAGTGACATTAGAAGACACATCGGAATGCCCTGTAGAAAATGTTTCATGGGATGATGCCGTTCGCTTTTGTAATCTGCTCTCAGCTCTTCCGGAAGAAAAAAAATACGGGCGAGTTTACCGCTTGCCAACCGAGTCCGAATGGGAATGGGCTTGCCGGGCGGCAGACACCGAAGAGATTGAGCAGCATGCGGAATGGATAAAAACTAATGAGACTGGTGAAATTGGTAGCCGGGATAACAAGCTAGCCGACCAGATTACTACCGTACCAGTTGGGACATATCCTGCCAACAGGTTTGGCGTCTATGATATGACCGGAAATGTATTTGAATGGGTATCAGATTATCGCCGTCGCGATTACTACGCTAACTCTCCCGTCGATAATCCCCGTGGGCCAGCAACAGGATATCTTCATGTTATCCGCGGATGGTATTGGGTCGCGACGGGGCCATACTGTAAGGTGTATGTGGCTAACGACCCATGGAAAGGCAGTCCGTTTATTGGATTCAGAATAGTCTGTGACCTTACTGCTAATAAAAATGGCTATGTAGACATTACCCGAAAGTAA
- a CDS encoding DUF1559 domain-containing protein, protein MRVKSSFLFSLQRQTRSAFSLVELVVVISVVTILLSLLIPAVQSTRESARRATCINNLRQIGIAFHSYHDLERQLPPVYLATRKETGSVLPVFLQTSIGDVDDVNIHTYAERLLPFLENNNLYEAIDFSQPMFAPVDLTSLGLPNYTADNQSIVARPVAVFLCPSTPRVEKVHTDTWSDLGIDIEFKTGATDYGPSSGIGHLLRPFAAPEEASLPEGVLSNNHPDLSFSNITDGLSNTAMMWEIAGRPDLYEYGKNTGSKTKGGGWADVLNAENWFIGYSGAGGDVCAINCTNAAESGVYSFHNGGVNVLLCDGSVHFLGEKASIRTFVSLVTYQGKVSVSID, encoded by the coding sequence ATGCGAGTTAAATCCTCTTTTCTATTTTCATTACAACGCCAGACAAGGTCAGCTTTCTCTCTGGTCGAGCTGGTCGTGGTGATCTCCGTTGTCACTATTTTGCTTTCTCTGCTGATCCCCGCCGTGCAGTCCACGCGTGAAAGTGCCCGGCGTGCCACATGCATCAATAACTTGAGGCAAATCGGAATCGCCTTTCATTCCTATCACGATCTTGAACGGCAGCTCCCTCCCGTTTATCTGGCGACCCGTAAGGAAACAGGGTCGGTTTTGCCGGTATTTCTGCAAACGTCTATTGGTGACGTGGATGACGTCAATATTCATACCTACGCCGAGCGGCTGCTTCCATTTCTTGAAAATAACAATCTCTACGAAGCCATTGATTTTTCTCAACCGATGTTCGCTCCAGTCGATTTGACGTCCTTGGGATTGCCGAATTACACCGCCGACAATCAAAGCATCGTCGCGCGACCGGTTGCTGTTTTTCTGTGCCCATCGACGCCCCGTGTCGAGAAGGTGCATACTGATACGTGGAGCGATCTTGGTATCGATATTGAATTCAAAACGGGGGCTACTGATTATGGGCCCAGTTCTGGAATCGGGCACCTGTTACGACCGTTTGCTGCTCCCGAAGAGGCTAGTCTGCCAGAAGGGGTGCTGTCTAATAATCATCCGGACTTGTCATTTAGTAATATTACCGATGGGTTAAGCAATACGGCTATGATGTGGGAGATTGCCGGTCGCCCCGATCTCTATGAGTACGGCAAGAATACTGGTAGTAAAACAAAAGGGGGGGGCTGGGCGGATGTGCTCAATGCGGAGAACTGGTTCATTGGTTATTCGGGAGCCGGTGGAGATGTGTGTGCTATTAACTGCACGAATGCCGCAGAAAGTGGCGTGTATAGCTTCCATAACGGAGGGGTAAATGTCCTGTTGTGTGATGGCTCTGTTCACTTTCTGGGTGAGAAGGCGAGTATCAGGACATTTGTAAGTCTCGTGACGTATCAAGGTAAGGTTAGCGTCTCAATCGACTGA
- a CDS encoding polysaccharide deacetylase family protein yields MSNRLKLTLSFLMVGGFCTWLLATVPDGKLRLRYLMIHTDDAGMCHSMNVATMESLERGIVTSASIMPPCPGFDEFAVWAESHPEYDYGVHLTLTNETRRFTWGPVLPKEKVSSLVDQDGNFWRTSQEVAKHAQREHVELELRAQIEKALEAGIRITHMDNHMYSLLGRQDLIELYVELGLEYDLPIRLRRVDTMPLKQRAEFYGGLLEAYAQAGEKLDDHQMPLFAYAESDNYDAPPDEKRNHFVNAVRTLPGGVSEFIIHCGYKETTGPEPPYISGRQEDFRVFNSLEMDRELKRHGIQLLNWEQFRQMREAGQFPLGSE; encoded by the coding sequence ATGTCCAATCGGCTCAAACTGACTCTCTCCTTTTTGATGGTAGGTGGGTTTTGCACCTGGTTGCTCGCGACCGTTCCGGATGGAAAACTCCGACTCCGTTATCTCATGATCCATACCGATGATGCCGGTATGTGCCACTCCATGAATGTCGCAACCATGGAAAGCCTGGAACGCGGGATTGTGACTTCGGCCAGCATCATGCCTCCTTGCCCCGGATTTGACGAGTTTGCGGTTTGGGCCGAGTCACACCCAGAATACGATTATGGAGTGCATTTAACGCTCACTAACGAAACCAGGCGATTCACTTGGGGCCCGGTTCTTCCCAAAGAAAAAGTTTCCAGTCTCGTGGATCAGGATGGGAACTTCTGGCGGACTTCTCAGGAAGTCGCGAAGCATGCTCAGCGTGAACATGTTGAATTGGAACTGCGGGCTCAAATCGAAAAAGCCCTGGAAGCGGGTATCCGGATCACGCATATGGACAACCATATGTACTCGCTACTTGGCCGTCAGGACTTGATCGAGCTTTATGTCGAATTAGGGCTGGAATACGATCTCCCGATACGGCTCCGCCGCGTGGACACCATGCCCCTCAAACAACGCGCGGAGTTCTACGGTGGCTTGCTGGAGGCCTATGCTCAAGCGGGAGAAAAACTGGACGACCACCAGATGCCACTCTTCGCCTATGCAGAGTCTGACAACTACGATGCACCTCCGGATGAAAAACGAAATCATTTTGTTAATGCAGTGAGAACGTTGCCCGGCGGGGTTTCCGAATTCATTATTCACTGTGGCTACAAGGAAACGACAGGGCCAGAGCCTCCCTATATCTCCGGGCGACAGGAGGACTTTCGGGTGTTCAATTCACTCGAAATGGATCGAGAGCTGAAACGGCATGGAATTCAATTATTAAACTGGGAGCAATTCCGCCAGATGCGGGAAGCAGGACAATTTCCCTTGGGATCAGAGTGA
- a CDS encoding type II toxin-antitoxin system RelE/ParE family toxin, with the protein MKYPIEYTEPAKNDIEEAVRWWRDHRSPAEASKWLAEIEIKINKTLSSDPERLPLAPESDLSPYGLRQLMFGLGRRLTHRIVFTIRDGKVFILRVRHAARKDLTQDDLN; encoded by the coding sequence ATGAAATATCCCATCGAATATACGGAACCCGCCAAAAACGACATCGAAGAAGCGGTTAGATGGTGGCGGGATCATCGGTCTCCTGCTGAGGCCAGCAAATGGCTGGCTGAGATCGAAATCAAAATCAACAAGACACTCTCAAGTGATCCTGAACGCCTGCCGCTTGCCCCTGAAAGTGATCTTTCCCCCTATGGTCTGCGTCAACTCATGTTTGGTTTAGGGCGTCGTTTGACGCATCGCATTGTGTTCACGATTAGAGATGGAAAAGTTTTCATCTTGCGTGTTCGCCATGCGGCTCGAAAAGATCTCACCCAAGACGACTTGAATTGA
- the mobF gene encoding MobF family relaxase, whose protein sequence is MLTMTQAKSITGTEKYFDTVLTQGDYFCSDAEVNGTWNGKGAAILGLSSGSVVTKQEFKALLSGNHPVTGKKLVQRLRKDRRPGVDLTFSIPKSVSLVWAINRDETILDALREAVKETMTRDVEPLMCRRVRAGDKAASKERVQTGNLIYADFLHKTSRPVNGQVDAHLHIHAFVMNQTSHAGKHYAAELEEIFRQRLSLQAKFEARFARILHHKLGYEVEKVRFLQSGRMKAGWEIKRIDRATIEKFSSRTQQIESFAEEHGIAEPAAKGKLGVRTREKKERGSTVEQLREEWVSRLTLQEQETFQSLRDRNKAENQDKAATVEASLRYALEHHLYRQSTVEKQTVIGTALEHGLTLLPEELEAALQTETILHGSQEIRGAKRDFITTREVLDAETRMIGFAREGRGTRMTMARKEHQFKRDWLNSAQKNAVRHVLNSRDTVMAVTGGAGTGKSSLMEEAAEAIRSNGKEVFVFAPSTGAREVLEEKGFENAQTVEHLLRNEKLHSELKDQVLWIDEAGLLDVRAMNGIFAIAKQQNARVVLSGDTRQHASPRRGEAMRLLEAKAGLDIARVETIQRQKDRYKKAVELISQGHTIVDPQRGLSGMVAGFDLLDRMGKVKEIGADQRYDVLAKQYLKSLKKKQSTLIVAPTHAEGRAVTEHIRERLRKKGAIGLESVEFSRLQSLNWSEAEKSEASSYDQAGLVVQFHQNVKGGYKRGERYRVCRDTEGKAALTPLQGGPLKPIPREVASRFEVYEEVQTRFSVGDKIRFTLGGKATDHKRRISNGRLDEITGFDRHGDLKLKSGMTVSRHYGHWDLGYVVTSHASQGKDRDVAIAAIGSQSLPAVNAKQFYVTVSRGREEVTIYVDDKAAVRRAIQNAGEQLTATEMMQGTPSPIMKAARQQHQRQRFLLDRVHQWWRARFPNRERSQTQSNNIPFQSSPELSRS, encoded by the coding sequence ATGCTCACCATGACCCAAGCGAAAAGCATCACCGGAACCGAAAAATATTTCGACACGGTTCTGACGCAGGGTGACTATTTCTGTTCCGATGCCGAGGTCAACGGAACCTGGAATGGGAAAGGAGCCGCGATCCTGGGCTTAAGCAGCGGCAGCGTAGTCACCAAGCAGGAATTCAAAGCCCTGCTTTCTGGCAATCATCCCGTTACAGGAAAGAAACTGGTTCAACGTCTGCGTAAAGACCGCAGGCCTGGGGTCGATCTTACGTTTTCCATTCCGAAGAGTGTTTCTTTAGTGTGGGCCATCAACCGGGATGAAACCATCCTGGACGCGTTACGGGAAGCGGTGAAAGAGACGATGACTCGGGACGTGGAACCGCTCATGTGTCGCCGGGTTCGTGCCGGTGACAAAGCGGCTTCCAAAGAACGGGTCCAGACCGGCAACCTGATCTATGCCGACTTCCTGCATAAAACGTCGAGACCGGTCAATGGACAAGTCGACGCACACCTCCACATCCACGCTTTTGTGATGAATCAAACCAGCCATGCAGGAAAACACTACGCCGCCGAGTTAGAAGAAATCTTTCGGCAACGGTTGAGCCTGCAAGCCAAATTTGAAGCTCGCTTCGCGCGCATCCTCCACCACAAGCTGGGTTATGAAGTTGAAAAAGTCCGCTTCCTGCAAAGCGGACGCATGAAAGCGGGCTGGGAGATCAAGAGGATCGACCGGGCGACCATCGAGAAGTTCAGTAGCCGCACTCAGCAAATTGAAAGCTTTGCGGAAGAGCACGGCATTGCAGAACCTGCCGCTAAAGGAAAGCTGGGAGTGAGAACCCGCGAAAAGAAAGAACGGGGTTCGACGGTGGAACAACTGCGAGAGGAGTGGGTCTCCCGTTTAACCCTGCAAGAACAGGAAACGTTCCAATCACTTCGTGATCGGAACAAAGCAGAAAACCAGGACAAAGCAGCCACGGTAGAAGCTTCCCTGCGTTACGCCCTGGAACATCACCTCTATCGTCAATCGACCGTGGAAAAACAGACCGTTATCGGAACGGCTTTAGAACATGGATTAACCCTATTGCCCGAAGAGCTTGAAGCCGCTTTGCAAACAGAAACGATCCTGCATGGTTCGCAAGAGATACGCGGAGCCAAGCGGGATTTCATTACGACACGCGAAGTCCTTGATGCCGAGACGCGTATGATCGGCTTTGCCAGAGAGGGCCGGGGAACGCGAATGACGATGGCTCGGAAAGAACACCAGTTCAAACGGGACTGGTTAAACTCAGCCCAAAAGAATGCAGTCCGACACGTATTGAATTCACGCGATACCGTGATGGCCGTCACGGGGGGAGCTGGTACGGGAAAATCCTCGTTAATGGAAGAAGCGGCGGAAGCGATCCGTAGTAATGGTAAAGAGGTCTTTGTGTTTGCTCCCAGTACCGGAGCCCGTGAAGTTCTGGAAGAAAAAGGGTTTGAGAATGCTCAGACGGTCGAGCATTTGCTACGGAACGAAAAGCTCCACTCGGAATTGAAGGATCAAGTCCTCTGGATCGATGAAGCGGGATTATTGGACGTGCGAGCGATGAACGGCATCTTTGCGATTGCAAAGCAGCAAAACGCACGCGTGGTGCTGTCCGGCGATACGCGGCAACACGCTTCACCCCGTCGGGGAGAAGCGATGCGGTTGCTGGAAGCGAAAGCCGGTTTAGATATTGCTCGGGTGGAAACCATTCAACGGCAAAAGGACCGCTATAAGAAAGCGGTCGAGTTGATTAGCCAGGGGCATACTATAGTGGACCCCCAAAGAGGGCTCTCGGGCATGGTGGCAGGCTTTGACCTGTTGGACAGAATGGGCAAAGTTAAAGAGATTGGTGCGGACCAACGGTATGACGTTCTGGCAAAGCAATATCTCAAGTCCCTCAAAAAGAAGCAGAGCACGCTGATTGTGGCTCCTACCCATGCGGAAGGCCGGGCGGTGACCGAACATATTCGCGAGCGGCTAAGAAAAAAGGGGGCGATAGGGTTAGAGAGTGTCGAATTTAGTCGCTTGCAGTCGCTGAACTGGTCGGAAGCGGAGAAGTCGGAGGCTAGTAGTTACGACCAAGCCGGACTGGTGGTGCAATTCCACCAAAATGTTAAAGGGGGTTATAAACGGGGGGAACGCTATCGCGTTTGTCGCGATACGGAAGGGAAGGCGGCTTTGACCCCGCTGCAAGGGGGACCGCTTAAGCCAATTCCGCGCGAGGTTGCCAGTCGGTTTGAGGTTTATGAGGAAGTTCAAACCCGCTTCTCGGTCGGCGACAAAATCCGGTTTACCCTGGGAGGCAAAGCAACCGACCACAAACGGCGTATTAGCAATGGCCGTCTGGATGAAATTACCGGCTTTGATCGGCATGGCGATCTCAAGCTTAAAAGTGGAATGACCGTTTCACGCCACTATGGACATTGGGACCTGGGTTATGTCGTGACAAGCCATGCTTCCCAGGGTAAGGACCGAGACGTGGCGATAGCCGCTATCGGCTCCCAGTCACTTCCCGCTGTGAATGCCAAGCAGTTCTATGTGACCGTGTCACGCGGTCGTGAAGAAGTCACGATCTACGTGGACGATAAAGCGGCGGTAAGACGGGCGATTCAGAATGCCGGAGAACAGTTGACTGCCACGGAGATGATGCAGGGTACACCTTCACCAATAATGAAAGCGGCCCGGCAACAGCATCAGCGACAGCGATTCTTGCTCGACCGGGTTCACCAATGGTGGCGAGCCCGCTTTCCGAACCGAGAACGTTCTCAGACTCAATCAAACAACATTCCTTTTCAATCCTCTCCCGAACTTAGCAGGAGTTAA